In Sphingobium sp. EP60837, the sequence CGCCCCTGGTGCCTGCAGCCCGGCATCAGGGGCGAGGTGCGCCTTGTGGAGAGAGCTTTTGGCATTGGGCCCTCGGCGCTGACGGAGGCCATGGGCATGCTCAACCACCATTTCGCAGCAGCCGCCTGATCGGCGCAGAGCGACAGCCTACCTCTGACTGCCGCCAATCTTTGCAACAGAGCCCTCACCGGCAAGGGCGCGCAGATCGACACCACGACGCCATCGGGCCGGATGGTGTTCGGCATTTTTGCCACACTGGCGGAGTTTGAGCGGGATATGATCCGCGAGCGCACCATGGCTGGCCTGGCCGCTGCCCGCGCGCGGGGACGCAAGGGTGGCCGCAAGTTCGCCCTCTCCAAGGCCCAGGTGCGGCTCGCTCAGGCTGCTATGGCCCAACGCGACACGTCCGTTTCCGACCTCTGCAAGGAACTCGGGATCGAGCGCGTCACTCTCTACCGCTATGTCGGTCCCAACGGGGAACTCCGGGATTACGGTCAGCGCGTGCTTGCTGCCAAAACGCGATGATGATGACGGGAGCCCCGATCAAACTTACCCAAGCGGACGCCGCAGACGTTGCAGACCTGTACAACCGTTGCAGCGACTATTTCCTGTTGCAGGACGGGGCCGCGCCCACGCTGGACGATGCTCGCGAGCTTTTCTCCGATGTGCCGCCCGAAAAGAGCGCCCACAATCAAGCTGTCCTGGGATGGAAGGGGCCTGGCGGCCTATATGCAATCGCGGCCATCCTCCGCGATTATCCGCGTGATGGCACATGGTATCTCGGCTTCATGATCGTAGATGCCGCACAGCGTGGTCGTGGCGTCGGACGCTCAATTTACTCGACGGTCGAAAGCTGGGC encodes:
- a CDS encoding GNAT family N-acetyltransferase, yielding MTGAPIKLTQADAADVADLYNRCSDYFLLQDGAAPTLDDARELFSDVPPEKSAHNQAVLGWKGPGGLYAIAAILRDYPRDGTWYLGFMIVDAAQRGRGVGRSIYSTVESWAAARGATEIRLAVLEANEAAERFWRSLGFIEYRRVGPDTFKMRSHRRIELSRRLSGATVEGSNK